The proteins below are encoded in one region of Pacificitalea manganoxidans:
- a CDS encoding CopG family transcriptional regulator translates to MLADFAARRDKSQSMVAEAAIASFLSPDDAERREAVLARRLDPIDRRITRLERDVGISVESLAVFIRFWLATTPALPEPAAKAARAKAGERYEAFISALGRRLAQGPKLRQEVSEDVDGRPGS, encoded by the coding sequence ATGCTAGCAGACTTCGCGGCCCGGCGCGACAAATCCCAGTCGATGGTGGCCGAGGCTGCGATCGCATCCTTCCTCTCGCCGGATGACGCAGAGCGCCGCGAGGCGGTTCTGGCCCGGCGCCTTGATCCGATCGACAGGCGGATCACCCGGCTAGAGCGCGATGTCGGGATCTCCGTCGAAAGCCTGGCTGTGTTTATCCGTTTCTGGCTTGCGACGACACCGGCTCTGCCCGAACCCGCAGCCAAGGCTGCAAGGGCAAAGGCTGGGGAGCGCTATGAGGCGTTCATCTCGGCTCTCGGTCGGCGCCTCGCGCAGGGGCCGAAACTGCGGCAGGAGGTGTCGGAGG
- a CDS encoding conjugal transfer protein TraG, whose amino-acid sequence MSVWRAREARNVATYGSARWAEKGEVKAAGLLDPDGVVLGRYDRKYLRHDGPEHVLCFAPTRSGKGVGLVVPSLLTWPGSAIVHDIKGENWQLTAGFRARHGRVLLFDPTNPNSSAYNPLLEVRRGEWEVRDVQNIADILVDPEGSLERRNHWEKTSHSLLVGAILHVLYAEKDKTLAGVANFLSDPRRPVESTLRAMMRTTHLGEAGPHPVVASAARELLNKSENERSGVLSTAMSFLGLYRDPVVAQVTRRCDWRIGDIVGGVRLVTLYLVVPPSDINRTKPLIRLILNQIGRRLTEDLQGKDDRHRLLLMLDEFPALGRLDFFESALAFMAGYGLKSFLIAQSLNQIEKAYGPNNSILDNCHVRVSFATNDERTAKRVSDALGTATEMKAMKNYAGHRLAPWLSHLMVSRSETARALLTPGEIMQLPPTDEIVMVAGTPPIRATKARYYEDVRFIKRVLPPPGLVDVDASGKDDWSSLAVPTQEDELEPVSETGPEDEDPTASERRLQPELAQPQPVDRQTPLENEFEFEPTEDEEDGAIRNRRIMQQMRGVARQVSLNPDDGMEL is encoded by the coding sequence ATGTCGGTCTGGCGCGCCCGCGAGGCCCGTAACGTCGCGACCTACGGCTCTGCCCGATGGGCCGAGAAGGGCGAGGTGAAGGCGGCCGGACTGCTTGACCCGGATGGTGTTGTCCTCGGTCGCTATGACCGGAAATATCTGCGCCACGATGGGCCGGAGCATGTGCTCTGCTTCGCGCCGACACGATCCGGCAAGGGGGTAGGGCTCGTCGTACCCTCGCTTCTTACCTGGCCCGGCTCGGCCATCGTTCATGATATCAAGGGCGAGAACTGGCAGTTGACCGCAGGGTTCCGGGCCCGGCACGGTCGGGTCCTGCTCTTCGATCCCACCAATCCGAACTCTTCGGCCTACAACCCCCTGCTCGAAGTTCGCCGTGGGGAGTGGGAGGTTCGCGATGTCCAGAATATCGCCGACATCCTTGTCGATCCCGAGGGGAGCCTGGAGCGGCGGAACCACTGGGAGAAGACCAGCCACAGTCTGCTCGTCGGGGCGATCCTGCACGTCCTCTATGCCGAGAAGGACAAGACGCTGGCCGGCGTCGCCAACTTCCTGTCCGACCCGCGGCGCCCCGTGGAGTCCACACTCCGCGCCATGATGCGGACGACGCACCTGGGCGAGGCGGGGCCACATCCCGTGGTCGCCAGTGCCGCCCGCGAGTTGCTCAACAAGTCCGAGAATGAACGTTCCGGCGTGCTGTCGACGGCGATGTCTTTCCTTGGACTCTATCGCGACCCCGTGGTCGCGCAGGTTACGCGCCGCTGCGACTGGCGGATCGGTGACATTGTCGGGGGAGTGCGCCTCGTCACGCTGTATCTCGTGGTGCCGCCATCTGACATCAATCGCACCAAGCCGCTCATTCGTCTGATCCTCAACCAAATCGGCCGACGCCTGACCGAAGACCTGCAGGGCAAGGATGATCGGCATCGGCTGCTTTTGATGCTCGATGAGTTCCCGGCGCTCGGCCGGTTGGATTTCTTCGAGAGCGCGCTGGCCTTCATGGCGGGTTACGGGCTGAAGAGCTTCCTCATCGCCCAGTCGCTGAACCAGATCGAGAAGGCCTACGGCCCCAACAACTCGATTCTCGACAATTGCCACGTCCGGGTGAGCTTCGCGACCAATGATGAGCGCACGGCCAAGCGGGTGTCCGACGCTCTCGGCACGGCCACCGAGATGAAGGCGATGAAGAACTATGCCGGCCACCGTCTGGCGCCCTGGCTCAGCCATCTCATGGTGTCCCGGTCGGAAACTGCGCGGGCCTTGCTCACGCCCGGAGAAATCATGCAGCTGCCGCCAACCGATGAGATCGTCATGGTGGCCGGCACGCCGCCGATCCGGGCGACGAAAGCACGGTATTATGAAGATGTGCGGTTCATCAAGCGGGTCTTGCCGCCACCCGGTTTGGTGGATGTGGACGCTTCGGGGAAAGATGACTGGAGCAGCCTGGCAGTCCCAACCCAGGAGGACGAGCTCGAGCCAGTATCCGAGACGGGACCGGAGGATGAGGACCCGACAGCGTCGGAGCGCCGTCTGCAGCCGGAGCTGGCGCAGCCTCAGCCGGTCGACAGGCAGACGCCTCTCGAGAACGAGTTTGAATTCGAACCAACTGAGGATGAGGAGGATGGCGCCATCCGCAATCGGCGCATCATGCAGCAGATGCGAGGTGTCGCGCGTCAGGTCTCCCTCAATCCCGATGACGGCATGGAGCTTTGA